The Ichthyobacterium seriolicida sequence TTATTCTGTATAGCTCTTTTATTTATTTCCTTGAGTAATTTCAAACTATCCACAGAGTGAATAAGCTCCACAAAAGGAGCTATGTATTTAACCTTATTCACTTGTAAATGTCCAATCATATGCCATCTTATATCTTTTGGAAGCTCTTGATATTTATCACATAAATCTCTGACTCTATTCTCCCCAAAATCACGATGCTTAGCATTATAAACCTCCTCTATATCTCTTATTGATCTCTTCTTAGAGACAACCACCAGTTTAACATAATCTGGAACAGAATTTATTATATCATATAAGTTTCTAGCTATATCTAACACTTTATATGTAGATCCTTTTTGAACATATTTATAATCTCATCTGCTAATTCCTCACCTATCCTGTCTTGAGCCTCTAAGGTAGATGCTCCTATATGAGGACTTAATGATATTTTTGGATTCATCAATACCTTTATGTCTGGAGTGGGTTCATTTTCAAAAACATCTAATCCAGCAAAGCTGATATGATCTTCCTCTATAGCCTTTAATAAAGCCTTTTCATCTATAGTTCCACCCCTAGACGCATTTACTATTCCACTTCCTTTTTTCATCATAGAAATCTCCTTAGAACCTATCAACGACCTGTTTTTTTCATCAGCTGGAACATGTAAAGTGATAAAATCCGAATTCTTTAAAACCTCATCCTTTGTCGATGTCTTTATTTTGAAAGGTAATTTCCTCCCATCGAAAAAATCCATATCAAAAGATATTTCATCTACATTTTTATCATGGGTTATTACATTCATACCTATCCCAACAGCTATCTTAACAACCCCTATTCCAATTCTCCCTACTCCTATAACACCTATGGTTTTCCCTCTCAACTCTATGCCAGAGGCATATCGCTTTTTAAGTGATTTAAAATGAGTATCCCCCTCTAATGGCATATCTCTATTAGACTGATGTAAATTTCTAACCATAGAAAAAATATGAGAAAAAACTAATTCAGCTACAGAATTAGACGAAGCCAAAGGAGTATTTATAACTCTTATACCCTTGTCCCTTGCGTAATCTACATCTATGTTATCCATACCTACCCCACCTCTTCCTATAAGTTTTATAGATTTACAATTATCTATAATATCTCTCTTAACTTTTGTAGAGCTTCTAACTAATAAAACAGATATTTCTTCCTTATTGATAAAGTCTATTAAATCATCTTGTTTTACGCTTTGAGTTATAATATCAAACCCACTTTCTCTTAACTTCTTCTCACCTACTGAAGAAATACCATCATTAGCTAAAACTTTTACCATATTATTATATTTTTAACATTTTTTTTCTAAATCTCGCATTATCTCGACTAATACATTTACACTGTCAATAGTCATAGCATTGTATATAGATGCTCTATACCCTCCCACTAATCTGTGTCCATTTATACCAACTATATTAGCCTCCTTACAGAGTTGAACAAATTTACTCTCTACTGACTTATCTTTCAATATAAATGTAACATTCATAAGTGAACGATCCTCTCTCATGGCATTCCCCACAAAAAGTGGATTTCTATCTATTTCATCGTATAACAAATTTGCTTTTTCTTCGCTTGTATGTTCAAATACTTTTACCCCTCCCTCTCTCTTGAACCACTCCAGAGTGAGCATGACCGTATATACAGCTAACACAGAAGGAGTATTTAACATACTCCCAGCATCTATATGTTTTCTATAATTTAAAATATTAGGTATAGCCCTGCCAGTATCTCCTAAGAGTTCATCCTTTACTATTACTAATGTAACACCTGCAGGACCTATATTTTTTTGAGCTCCTGCATATATAAGTCCGTGTTTTGATACATCTATTTCCCTACTAAATATATCTGATGACATATCGCTAACTAAAAACACATCAGACTCTGGATGTCTCTTAAATTGAGTTCCAAAAATTGTATTATTAGAAGTATAGTGCAAATACGCTAAATCATTTGGGACAGTATATTCTTTTGGTATATAATTAAAATTCTTATCCGACGAATCAGCCACAACAGTTACATCACCTACGTTTTTTGCCTCTGCTATGGCTTTTTTAGACCAAACACCTGTATTTATATATCCTGCTCTCTTATTTTTATGTAATAAATTAACAGGAGCCATGAGGAATTGCATGCTAGCCCCCCCTTGCAAAAACAATACTGAATAACCTTCTGGAACATCCAATAACTCTTTGACCAAACCCCTGGCCCTTTCCATTACATCTACAAACTTGCTACCTCTATGAGATATCTCAGCAATAGATAATTCTCTATCGTTATAAACTGATTCTGATAATTGTTTTAAAACTTCTCTATTTAAAATACCAGGACCTGCACTAAAATTGTGAAACTTAACCATTATTTTTTTTTCTAAAAAATGTTATTTTATAAAATTGTGAAACTTAACCATTATTTTTTTTCTAAAAAATGTTATTTTATATGAAATATATATCTATAAAATATCATGTACTACAACAACCGTTCCTATTGAGAAACAATACAGAGAAAAATATTTAATATTACTCTTCTCAACTAATTTTATCATCGACCTACACGCTATAATCCCAGTTAAAAAAGACACAATAAATGCTATAGCTAAATCTATGTTACTTATCTCTAAAAAACTCATTTGCCCACTAGAAATATCCTTTATGCCCTTTGCTAACACTAAAGGTATCACCATCAAAAATGAAAACTTAGCAGATTCTCTCTTGTTATTTCCAAGGACAACAGCAGTTGAAATAGTCAAACCAGATCTGGATATTCCAGGTAATATGGCTATGGCCTGTGCCACACCTATAAAAAATGAATCTAAAAAAGAAATTAGCTTAGATGAATATTGTTCTTTGTTTAAAACAAGTAAAATAATTCCATTTAATATTAACATGGATCCTATAAATATAGTGTTCCCATTAAACAGTTTTTCTATTTCATCGAGCAGAAATAACCCAACACAAGTCGAAGGAATAATAGACAAAAGTATTTTCAAAGAAAAATCAGCATGAATATTCCATTTGGTAGTAAAAAGTCCTGAAAAAATATCTTTGATTTCTTTTTTAAATACAACTAAAGTGCTAAAAACAGTCGCTAAATGTAGGACCACGGTCAAAAGTAAACTGTCTTTTGAAGATATATCGTATCCCAAAACAACTTTAACTAATTCTAGGTGACCACTAGACGATATAGGCAAAAATTCTGTCAACCCTTGTACTATTGCCAATATGATTAACTCTATTATCCCCATTAATTAAGGTTTTAGCATAATAGAATAGACTAACATAGAAAAACCAGAAATCAAAAAAAACGGCGAAACTATCAATCTCCTAGTATTAAAGATATCTTCACTAAAAGAATAAGGATCTGAAGCCTCCCCTCCAGATAGCAAGACAAAACCAATTACCAATAATGCTATACTAGCAAACATAAATAGGTAATTTTTCTTTCCAAAAATAGAATTCATAATATTTTAATAATGCATTTGTTGTGCTGAGATGTGTAACAAGCGCCTTAGCATTATAAAAGTACTAAGCAACAAAATTACAATCCCACTTATAAATATTCCCAATACAAGAATGACAAAGGTCATCATATTATCTGTTATAATATTTGGAAATACCTTATCTACATAATACAAACCAGAAAAAAATAGTGCTGATGAAATAACACTACTAGTAATACCTATACTGATGCTCTTGAGCAAAAATGGTTTAGATATAAACCACTCTGTGGCTCCTACCAATTGCATAGTCTTTATGAGAAATCTCTTGGAATAGAGAGCTAAACGAATAGAATTATTGATAAGTATAATGGATATTAGTATAAATATGGAGGATATTATAATGAGATACATACTTACTTTGTTTATGTTATTGACTATTCTTTTAACCAGATAGCTGTCGTAAGACACATCCAAAACAATAGGATTATCTATTAATTCATCTTCTAGTTTTTTGATATTATCAGGATCAACATAGTAAGACTTTAGTTTTATATCCATAGACTCCGAAAGAGGATTATAACCTATAAAATCTATAAAATCCTCTCCTAAATCTCTCTTTAATATCTGCCCAGCCCTATCTTTACTTATATAGTCTACAGATTTTATATACTCTCTTAACCTAAGACTCTTTTCGATTTTTTTTAGCTCTAAGCTATTTACATCTTCTTTAAAAAAGATAGACAATTTCAAATTCTCTTTGATGTGATCTGATAAAAATTTAGAATTCAAAACTAAAAAACCCAAAATACTCAAAGTCAAAAGAACTAGTGAAACACTTATCACGACATAAGTGTAAGCTGATCTCAAACGGGTTTTATCGTAATTGTCTTGTGCCATATCGCAGAAAAACGCCGCGAATATATAAAAGTTATACTAGCTGCTTGCATTTTATTTTAAAGGCAAACTACAAATATTTGCATTTGGCACTAGTAAAATGAACTAATTTTACCCTTGTAATTATAAACGATACTTTTTGAGATGAAAAAAAATATTTTCCTAAAAGGAGTAGCAGTATTTGTAACACTACTAAGCGCTATTGTAATAGTTATATTTGTGACTGATAATACTTACCTCTTTAACGGTGTGAGATTGACCTACCTAAAAGGAGAGAAGAGTTCTAATATTGATGATGGAGTAGACTTTCCATATAATGTCATTGAAACTTCAGAGATTCAGCCATGGGAAAAGGATGAAAAATACAATCAAATAGAGCTCTCAAACTCCTTAAAAGAAGAATTAAAAAAATCTGAAACCACAGCCTTTTTAATAATTAAAGACAGTAAAATAATCAAGGAATTATACTTCGATAATTATAACCAAAATAGTTTAACAAACTCTTTTTCTATGGCAAAGACAATGGTTACACTCTTATTGGGTGCAGCCATTCAAGACGGCTTTATAAAAAGTTTAGATCAGCCTATTACGGATTTTCTGCCTGAATTTATAGGTGATGACCATGCAGAAAAAACTACTATAAGAGATCTGTCAGCTATGACAGCGGGATACTCTTGGGTAGAAGATTACCATAGTCCCTTTAGTAATATGGCAAAAGCTTATTATGGAAACAACCTAGAAAAACTAATACTCAGTATCAATTTCAACAAGGAATCTGGAAAAGAACACGAATACCTCTCGGGAGTAACTCAATTATTGAGTATTATCATTATGAGAACTACAAAACAATCCTTATCAGAATATTTATCGCTCAAGTTCTGGAAACCTATGGGAATGAGAAGTAATGCCCTATGGTCTAAAGACGATCCAAAGGGAATGGAAAAAGGCTTTTGCTGCGTGCACTCTAACGCAAGAGATTTTGCTAAACTTGGAAGACTTCTTATGCAAAAAGGCAATTGGAATGGAAACCAATTAATAGACTCCACCTTTGTATCAAAAATGATAACCCCAAATTACAAAGCTTTTAAAAACAAACCCGCTATATATGGATACTCTCTTTGGACAGATTATCAATACAATCCAATTTTTTACTCGATGATAGGACACCTGGGACAGGTAGTAATTTGCATCCCTTCTAAAAACATCATAATCTGTAGATTGGGCAAAAAAAAGAACAAAACAAAAGAAGGTGCAATTCCAGGAGGAAATGTCTATTATTACGTAGATGAGGTATTAAAAATTATTTAACACTCAAGAAAAACTTACAGATCATCATCACTGATATTTATGTAACTAAATACAGGGTTAGAATACATTTTTAATAAGTTTTGTCTTACTTCCTTCTCTTTATTTTTGAACAAAGCAGAGCTAATATCGATGCGTTTTTCAAATAACTTTCTTTCATCTTCCGTATAGAAATTGGTATACACGTCTGTATTATTTATAATATCTGCAGCTATATAGTTTGTAGGCCATAGCTTATAAGACTTTATTACTTCCTTATCTATAATACTAGCTATAGCCTTATATTTATCATTTTCACTCTTTATACCTCTGACAAATTCTAATTCTTCATAAAGAGGCTTATTTATAGATAAGGATATATTCTTTTTTTGGCCAAAAAGACCCTTAGCAACATTCTGTATATCTTCATTTCTATGTTTTTTATACTCTTGCTCATTTTCTTTTGCTAATAATTCTGGAATTTTAAGACTATCTGTAGGATCATATTCATATGAAATAGATGTAGGGACCAATTTCAATGACTGAAAATAATCCACTATACCCTGACCTTTTTCTCTACTCATAGAAATCATTTTTAATACAGCAGGATTAGTTATATCATGTCCCGTTTTCGCCCTACCACCTTTTTGAGCTATCCAAATAGATATATTTTCCTCAAAAATGCTCTGTTTTATATATGAAGATAACTTCATAGAATTAGCTAAATGCTCTCTAGGAGATGAACTAGACCTATTTACAAAAAAATTTTTATTGAGTCTAGCTAATGTCTTTATAAGGGGTTTCTTTATCAGGTTATCTCCTATAGCTATTCTAGATGTGTCGTAATTGTTCTCTATTAGATAGAAATTCAAAATGACTGCATCTAATAATATATCCCTATGATTAGAAATATATAGATAAGAAGTGTCCTTTTTTACATTTTCCAAGCCGAAATAGGTTATCTTCTCTGCAGCTTTGTCTAATACTTTTTTTAACCCTACATAGGTTATCTTACTTATAAAATCATCAGAAGTTTTAATAGTCCCTAAAAAATCATTAAGCTTATCTTCATCTTCATAAATGGGATAAATATATCTCACCAAAGCCCTAAATGAAGGATGACTAGAAATTTCATTTATTACATCTGGAATTTCAGAATCAAAAAAAGGTCTTATATCTCTGTATATATCTGTCATATGTTATAATGAATATTCATAAAACTATTTAAAAAAACACCTCAAAATTTGAGATAAACTATAAACTATTTAATCGTGTTTTATCCTAACTATCTTAGCCCCTAGAGAATTTAGTCTGCCATCTATATTTTCATACCCCCTATCTATCTGACTGACATTGTGTATAACACTGGTGCCTTTAGCCGATAAAGCAGCTATTAAAAGGGAAGCTCCAGCCCTAATATCTGGAGAGCTCATTTCTATACCCACTAAACTATATTTATGATTTAAACCCATTACCGTTGCCCTATGTGGATCACATAAAATAATTTGAGCTCCCATATCTATTAGTTTATCTACAAAAAACAAACGACTCTCATACATCTTTTGATGAACTAGGACGTTACCGTTTGCCTGAGTAGCTACAACTATTATAATACTTAGTAAATCGGGAGTAAACCCTGGCCAAGGGGCATCAGAAATTGTAAATATAGAATTATCTATATATCTTTCAATTTTATAAGAATCGTTTTGTGGAATATAAATGTCATCATCTCGCCTATGAAAACTTATTCCCATCTTTTTAAATACATCTGGGATTATACCTAGATTTTCCCATCCTGTATTTTTTATGGTAATCTCTGATCTAGTTACAGCAGCTAAACCTATCCAACTACCAACCTCTATTATATCAGGTGAAATTTTGTGTTCACAACCATGGAGCTTATCTACACCTACAACAGTTATCATATTAGATCCTATTCCACTTATATTAGCCCCCATGGAATTGAGCATTTTACACAATTGCTGTATATATGGCTCACAAGCAGCATTGTATACAACAGTAGTGCCTTGGGCAAAAACAGCTGCCATTATTACATTTGCCGTTCCAGTGACAGAAGCTTCATCTAATAGTATATAATCTCCCTTTAATTTTTTGGCATGTACAGTGTATAACTTCTTTTCCCTCTCGTATTGAAAAACAGCTCCTAACTTCTTAAATCCCTCTATATGAGTATCTAATTTTCTCCTGCCTATCTTATCGCCTCCAGGACTATACAGACAAGATTCTCCATATCTACCCAAGAGAGCTCCCAGAATCATTACAGAACCTCGCAAAGAAGCACCCTTATGTCTATATCCCTCAGACCTTAGATAACTCATATCTATGTCATCTGCCCTAAATGAGTAATTATTACTCCCATTTTTAGTGACCTTAACATTGAGATTCGATAAAATATCTATAAAGTTATTTACGTCCTCAATACAAGGTATATTGTCTATGGTTACCTCTTCAGAGGTCATTAAAACAGCACTTAAAACCTGAAGCGCCTCATTTTTAGAACCTTGTGGATGTATTTCACCAGATAACTGGTGTCCACCCTCTACCTTAAAAGAATACATCTACTTTGATTTAACCTTAGGTTTATACTTAGTCTTATACTGTGAATTATTAGATGTTCCCCCTCTTTTATAATAATCTAATTCTATATCCCTATTCCTCACATCTATATTACCATTAGACAATTCATACAAATGTTCTAAGATGACACTGTCATCGACCACATCTTCATTCCAATTTATATATGACTTTTTCATATTATTGGCTATGGCAATGATTAAATTATCTTTATCTTGAACATCACAACTAACTACGATGTCTATACAATAACGCAAATTCATACCGTAATACCTATATTTCTTCAGCTCAACAGGGTATTTCAACCTTCTAGGAGAAATCTCTAACTTACTATTCTTACACACAGAATCAAAAGGACAATCTACGTCTAACTCAAAATTAGACATCAAAAATAATTGTACCCACAACTTGTGCTGAAACTCTTTAACATCTCTAAAATGTGGAGATAAATTGCCCATAACATCTATTATGTATAACGATACCTTATTTCTCTCTGATCTGTCCTCTACACTTACTGCATAGTGTATCATGTCTTGTATGTGCCTTCCGTACTCTGGAATTATTAATTGGTTTTTACTGGTATTGTACTGCATAAATTGTATCGTTATATAATGACGAATTAATGAAAAAAATCTAAGTTATTTTTAATTTTATTACTTATCAAGCACTGTTACAAACAGTGCTTTCGATTGCGTGTTATTTTGTATCTTTCCTAAAGAAATTATAATTATCCCTTTCAAGCCTTTTATAGGCTGGTTCATCTTCCAACTTTTTTATTTCATCATTGCTCATCCTCTTGTTAAAAGATTTTATATGATTAATCTTCGTCTTATTGATCTTTAATATATGTGCCTCTTGACTGAGAGAGATAGCATCATCCCCTCTATGGAAAAAAGATGTGGAATCAACATCAAATCCTAAATGTTTATCTTGTAAACCTATGCCAAATCCCGTGGCAATAATTGTTATTTGGATATTTTCTCCCATACCTTCAACTGTTCCAACACCTTCACAAATATACGCATCACCTCCAGCTTCATTTTGAATATGAGCAGATATATAATCTATCTCTTTAGATGTTGGAGCATCATTCTCCCAGACTATTTTTAGTAATATTTTCTTGGCTCCCAAGATACTTTTATACTCTAACAAAGGAAAATCTAAAGCGGTATTTATAGCTTCCTCTACCCTGTTTTCTCCACTTGCAATTCCTATTCCCATTACAGCGGTTCCACTATCTTTTAGTACACTCGTGACATCGTTTAAATCTACATTGACCTTTAAATTTCTAGAGACTATCTCAACTACACTTTTGACCCCTTTACATAAAACCTCATCCGATTTTTCATAGGCCTCCACTATACTTAAATCACCATACACCTTATTTAGTTTCTCATTATTTATTATGATTAGAGAATCTACATTCTTCCTTATTTCTTCTAAACCTATTCTCGCTATTTTCGACCTTAACTTGCCCTCCCTCTTAAAGGGAAGAGTAATAACAGCTACGGTTAGTATATTCATCTCTCTAGCTAATTTAGCTATAATAGGACTGGCTCCAGTCCCAGTACCTCCGCCCATACCAGAGGTGAGAAATAACATTTTAGTTTTAGTCTCTAATACTTTTTTTATCTCGCTAATTGATTCCTCCACAGACTTCCTTCCTATTTCAGGATCTCCTCCCGATCCCCTACCCTCGGTCAGAGAAACGCCCAATTGTATTTTGTTTCTTACAGGACTGCTATTGAGAGCTTGTTTGTCCGTATTACAGATGATTAAATCAGCACCGTCTATACCGTTTTTCAACATATAGTTGACAGCATTTCCTCCACATCCACCAATACCAATGACTTTTATATCCGAAGAACCATGCTTGGGCAAATTAAATGGAATAGAAATATTATTTCTAAACTCATCACTATTCATAACACTCTTCCAAACTAATATTTAGAATTTTCATAACCGCCTACCAAATAATTAAACCATTTATTAATTTTTTCAACTATTCCATCATAATTATTTCTGTAATTCTTTTTGTTTTTGATGTGCAATTTTTTCTCATCTATTTCTTTAACCTTTTCGCAATCAGTACTACTACATAATTTTATAGCTTCAAGTGTCAAGCCCACACATGTAACCAAAGATATATCATTACTTTTAGACAAAAACTCTCTATACCCTCCAATACTACAATACAAACCAGTAACCTCTTTAACTATATTTCTTACCCCCTCGGTATTAGCTCCCCCACCTACGAAAACAATATTATAATTTTCGTTAAAAACACCATAACTCATCGCTATTTCAAATATCTCTCTTATTCTAGAGTATATGGTCTTAGACAGATTCCTTTTTGAAATAGATCTATCGGGACCTCTCTGCATTTTTACAGATAAAAAACTCTCTTTTTTTTCTAAAAAAAAATCAACGGATCCCTCCGTTATTTTTAAGTTTTCTGCTACTTCCTCAGTTAGATTAAACCTCTTTTTTATATCTGAGGTGATAACTTTTCCCCCAAAGGGAACTATAGCAATATCTCTTACATCTCCATTAAACAATAAAAAATTAGTTATACCCCCCCCCATATCTACAAAAACCACCCCATCTTTTTTTTCTTTTTCCGATAAAACAACACTAGAAGAGAATATAGGAGCAAAAACAACTTCAATAAGATTCAAGCCCGTCTCTTTAATACATCTTACAAGCATATCATAAGGTTTCTTATCGGCAGTTATTACCTTAAAATCAGCTTCTAACTTGCTGCAAGGAGCTCCTATAGGATCTAAAACACCCTCTTCATTATCTATCCTGTACTCCTGAGGTATAATACCTATTATATAACTGACATTTTTAGGATGTACATTATAAACTTGATCTTTTAATAATTTTAAATCGTAATCGTTTATTAGACTATCCCCATCATTCCTAATTATATGATGAGTCCTATGTATGCTATCTATGTAGTTTCCAGATATGCCTACAACCACACCTGTAATACATTTATTAGAATTCTTCTCTGCAATACTAATTGCCTTTAGTATAGAGTCCTTAGCCTTAGTAATATTTTTAATCTCCCCCTTGACTATACCAATACTATCGCTCTTACCTACACCGAGTACATTTAATTTACCCTGCGCATCTAAGTCCCCAACCATCGCTATTATATGACTGCTACCTATGTCTAAACCAGCTATCATTTTCTTATGTAATTATAATATTAAGGGATTATATTCTCTTAGTGCAAACTACCTGATGATCAAATCTCAGGTCTATACTAATATACTTATTTTCTTCCAAATCTTTCAAGAGATATCTATACAATGTGTTGAGTTTGAAAAATTTTTCATCTAAATCATTTAAATGTCCTAGCCTTATTACATACTTACCCACACAAGGGTACAAAGTAAATACTCCTTTTTCATTTATTCTAATAGAATTTATATAATACTTTAAAACACTGTCATTTTTTATCACAGCAATTAACTTATTAACTTCATCTATGTTACTCTTGTTTACACTTCCAAAAATTACAGGAACAGCCTTAACACAATTGCTATATAAAGACATTTTTTTACCTGACTTATCTACGTAGTAACTACTATCTCTTTCAAATACTCGCATTGTAGGAGTCGCATTTTTTATGTCTATATACACATCATCTTTAACCTTGCGATATACAGATACATTCTCTATAGCAGGATACTCATCTTTTAAATATTTCTCTAGCTTTATTATATCTATATCTCCTTTTTTGAAAAACTCATACTTTTTATTGATATCACTCTCTATTTCAGAATTAATCGACGAACAACTCTGATCATGTCTGTCTATACTGACTATAAATCTATCACTGCCTGTGTAATTAAAATTTATTAAGGAAACAATAGATATTACAACCATAGTAATGATCAATATTATTTCTATATAATATTTTTTCATACAGACATCTCTCTCTTTATCAGAGGTACCATTTCTCCTATATCTGCTCCAGCACCCAAAGTCAATAGAACATCAAAATCCCTATTTTTTAATTCTGGAATTAACTCTTCTTTTTTTAAGACTTTTTTGTCTTTGATTCGAACCTTATTCAACAGCCAGCTTGAATCTATCCCCTCTATAGGTAATTCTCTAGCAGGATATATATCCAATAATATGATCTGGTCTAATCTAGATAAGCTCTCGCCAAAACCATCTGCAAAATCTCTTGTCCTGCTAAATAGATGAGGTTGAAAAACACCCAAAACTTTCTTTTTAGGATACAAATGCCTAACAGTATTTATAGTCTCTTCTAACTCTTTAGGATGATGAGCGTAATCATCTATATAGGTTAAATTTTCATTTTTTATATGATAGGAAAATCTTCTTTTAATACCTCTAAATACCTCTAGAGCTTCAGAAATATTATTTAACGAGATCCCTTGCTTATACGCCATGATAATTGCAGCCAAAGAATTTTCTATATTGTGAATGCCTGGCAAATTAGATATCATACCCTCGAATACTTCTCCTTCTAAGTCTACATCGAAAATATAACTCCCATCTTTTATGCAGACATTATAAGCCCTAAAATTTGAAAAATCATTCACACCATAAGTACTACCTTCCAAAGGCAAGCCCTCTCTAATCAAAACGTTTTTTTTATCTGAAACCTTATCAGCGAATTCTCTAAAACTAAGCTCAAATCCTTTTTTGTCTCCATAAATATCCAAATGGTCAGCATCCATAGATGTGACACAGATATACTTAGGATGTAATCTCAAAAAAGAACGATCGAACTCATCTGCCTCCACAACACTGTACTTATCACCTCTAAGTATCAAATTTGAATTGTAATTTTCAGTTATACCTCCTATAAACGAAGTATTAGGCATTTTGTTGTACTCCATTATATGACCCAAAATTGCAGATGTAGTGGTCTTGCCATGAGTTCCAGCTATGGCCATACATGTTGTGTTTCTGGATATTTCCCCTAAAACCTCAGCCCTCTTTATAATTTTGAAACCTTCATTTTTGAAATAAATCAGCTCTTTATGACTATCCATTATGGCTGGAGTAATTACTATAAGAGTATTATCTCTGTTTAAATTATACGAATACACCCTCTCTAAATCTTCTTGGAAATGAACCCTGACTCCTTTGTTCATCAACATATCTGTGATATCTGAAGAGACCCTATCGTAGCCCATCACCTCTTTTCCAAAATGAAGAAAGTACATGGCTAAAGAACTCATTCCTACACCTCCGATTCCTATGAAATAAATATTCTTCAAATTATTAAAAATCATTTTTTACTCAATTTTAAGATTTCATCTACAATACGTTTGGCAGAATTAGGGATTGCAATATTAGATAGATTATTTTCTATTTGCTCTATCTTTTCACTATCGCTAATTAGATCGTCTAATTCTGTTATAAAAGATTTTTGCAAATCTTTTTCTTTAATCATAACGGCTGCTTTATCACGACATAAGGCCTCTGCATTTTTTGTCTGATGATCTTCAGCTACATTAGGAGAAGGAATTATAATACTCGCTTTTTTTACACCTATCAACTCCGATAAGGTGATAGCCCCAGCCCTACTTATAACTATATCTGAACAAGAATAAGCCAAATCCATTCTGGATAAAAATTTA is a genomic window containing:
- a CDS encoding D-2-hydroxyacid dehydrogenase, translated to MVKVLANDGISSVGEKKLRESGFDIITQSVKQDDLIDFINKEEISVLLVRSSTKVKRDIIDNCKSIKLIGRGGVGMDNIDVDYARDKGIRVINTPLASSNSVAELVFSHIFSMVRNLHQSNRDMPLEGDTHFKSLKKRYASGIELRGKTIGVIGVGRIGIGVVKIAVGIGMNVITHDKNVDEISFDMDFFDGRKLPFKIKTSTKDEVLKNSDFITLHVPADEKNRSLIGSKEISMMKKGSGIVNASRGGTIDEKALLKAIEEDHISFAGLDVFENEPTPDIKVLMNPKISLSPHIGASTLEAQDRIGEELADEIINMFKKDLHIKC
- the serC gene encoding 3-phosphoserine/phosphohydroxythreonine transaminase, coding for MVKFHNFSAGPGILNREVLKQLSESVYNDRELSIAEISHRGSKFVDVMERARGLVKELLDVPEGYSVLFLQGGASMQFLMAPVNLLHKNKRAGYINTGVWSKKAIAEAKNVGDVTVVADSSDKNFNYIPKEYTVPNDLAYLHYTSNNTIFGTQFKRHPESDVFLVSDMSSDIFSREIDVSKHGLIYAGAQKNIGPAGVTLVIVKDELLGDTGRAIPNILNYRKHIDAGSMLNTPSVLAVYTVMLTLEWFKREGGVKVFEHTSEEKANLLYDEIDRNPLFVGNAMREDRSLMNVTFILKDKSVESKFVQLCKEANIVGINGHRLVGGYRASIYNAMTIDSVNVLVEIMRDLEKKC
- a CDS encoding undecaprenyl-diphosphate phosphatase; translation: MGIIELIILAIVQGLTEFLPISSSGHLELVKVVLGYDISSKDSLLLTVVLHLATVFSTLVVFKKEIKDIFSGLFTTKWNIHADFSLKILLSIIPSTCVGLFLLDEIEKLFNGNTIFIGSMLILNGIILLVLNKEQYSSKLISFLDSFFIGVAQAIAILPGISRSGLTISTAVVLGNNKRESAKFSFLMVIPLVLAKGIKDISSGQMSFLEISNIDLAIAFIVSFLTGIIACRSMIKLVEKSNIKYFSLYCFSIGTVVVVHDIL
- a CDS encoding DUF3098 domain-containing protein; the protein is MNSIFGKKNYLFMFASIALLVIGFVLLSGGEASDPYSFSEDIFNTRRLIVSPFFLISGFSMLVYSIMLKP
- a CDS encoding cell division protein FtsX encodes the protein MAQDNYDKTRLRSAYTYVVISVSLVLLTLSILGFLVLNSKFLSDHIKENLKLSIFFKEDVNSLELKKIEKSLRLREYIKSVDYISKDRAGQILKRDLGEDFIDFIGYNPLSESMDIKLKSYYVDPDNIKKLEDELIDNPIVLDVSYDSYLVKRIVNNINKVSMYLIIISSIFILISIILINNSIRLALYSKRFLIKTMQLVGATEWFISKPFLLKSISIGITSSVISSALFFSGLYYVDKVFPNIITDNMMTFVILVLGIFISGIVILLLSTFIMLRRLLHISAQQMHY
- a CDS encoding serine hydrolase domain-containing protein translates to MKKNIFLKGVAVFVTLLSAIVIVIFVTDNTYLFNGVRLTYLKGEKSSNIDDGVDFPYNVIETSEIQPWEKDEKYNQIELSNSLKEELKKSETTAFLIIKDSKIIKELYFDNYNQNSLTNSFSMAKTMVTLLLGAAIQDGFIKSLDQPITDFLPEFIGDDHAEKTTIRDLSAMTAGYSWVEDYHSPFSNMAKAYYGNNLEKLILSINFNKESGKEHEYLSGVTQLLSIIIMRTTKQSLSEYLSLKFWKPMGMRSNALWSKDDPKGMEKGFCCVHSNARDFAKLGRLLMQKGNWNGNQLIDSTFVSKMITPNYKAFKNKPAIYGYSLWTDYQYNPIFYSMIGHLGQVVICIPSKNIIICRLGKKKNKTKEGAIPGGNVYYYVDEVLKII